In Halomarina salina, the genomic window TCCAGGAGGGTGTCAGCGCGTTCGCCGAGAAGCAGTCCCCCGAGTTCGAAGGACGATAGTCCCGACTGCAACCGGCGTCCCGTGAAGCCGCTTCACTCTTCCCCCCGATGTCGACTGAGCGTGTCGCTCTCTCGGCTCCCGTCGTGCGGATCACGATACGCGCGTCCTACATGGTCGAACGTTACCGTCGCTCTCTGCACACCGTGAACCCTCTTCCTGTACGGACCGCGACGCCTGTGTACGGCGAGACCGGGGCAACGAACGGGACACGTCGGTCGGTGTAGTGGGCTCTGAAACAACACATTTCGCAGAATTTGGCCGGGATATTACTATCGTTAGAGGAAACGACACGGAAACGGAAAGTCGTTCATCAGGGGTGAACGGGACCGTTCGAGAGTCAGTCGGACGGTTCGTTCGGAACGTGGCGGGGAGGCGTCTCTCGGGATTCCTGGCTCCATCGGCACCAGCGCCTCCGACTGACGTGAAATCGCCATCTCGAGCGTTCGCCGGTTACCAGTTCGGCTCACAAGGATACGTGTGTTATGGTTGTGGCGGCAACAAGGCGTCACGAGATCGGTCGGACAGCCGTCTGTGGCCGAGTAATCGGTGCTCCCCGTGGAGCGGACGAAGCGGGGGTACGTTCTATCAACGACCGGCTCACGACCTCCGCGGCACACATTCGACCACCGACCGAGGAAGTAACGGGTCATCGGTCCGGACGAGAGTGCTACGCTGCACAGTGAAGGACCGCCGAACCGAGTACATTCAACCACATCGAACGCCATCTCGCCGACGTTACCCGTCTATCCCTCTGTGTTGGAGTCGCTCAGTCAGTAGAACTCCGAATGACACTAGGAGTACCTCCATTCGACCTCAGCGAACGGAGCCGCCTCGAACTCCACTGTGACCTGGTGTAAACGGCCGTCCGAGCGAGCGACCACGAAATTGTCATCTCGGGCGGGGAGAACATCTACCCGGCCGAGATAGAGGAGGTGCTCCACGAACATCCCGACGTCGACGAGGTGGCCGTCGTCGGCGTCCCCGACGAGACGTGGGGTGAGCGCGTCGAGGCCGCGGTCACGCCCGTACCGGGAGCGGAACCGACGCCCGAGGAGCTACAGACGTTCGTGGGCGAGCGACTCGCCGACTTCAAGAAGCCCCGCGAGTTCGTGTTCCTCGACGCCCTCCCGCGGAACCCGACCGGGAAGGTGCTGAAAGCGCCGCTCGAAGACGAGGAGAGCGTCGTGGTCGGGTGGGACTCCTGACCGGCCCTCGTGTCCCCGACCTCGCCCAGGTCGCCTCGGACCGTGGATTTACGTCCTGGGTGGTCGTGCCATACGACATGGAGTACCACGACTCCGAGAAAGCGGTCGAAGTAGCGGCCCGCGTCGAGGCGTTCATGGAAGAGGAAGTGCTGCCCCGAGAGCGGGAAGCGCTACGGACCCAGGAGCGCATCAGCGAAGACGAGATCCACGAGTTCTGGGAGCTGGCGAAAGAGCGCGACCTGTTCGCGCCGCAGGTGCCCGAGGAGTACGGGGGGCAGGGCCTGAACTTCCAGGACATGCTCCCGTCGTTCGAGCAGGTCGGGCGGTCGCTGTTCGGCGCACTCTCCATCCGGGCGAACGCTCCGCAGGAGGGCAACATGCACACCATCGAGATGGCGGGCACCGACGAACAGAAAGAGGAGTACCTGCACCCGCTCGTGCAGGGAGACATCCGGTCGGCGTTCTCGATGACCGAACCGCTCGACGGCGGTGGCTCCGACCCGAAGATGCTCAAGACCACAGCACGGAAAGACGGCGACGAGTGGGTCATCAACGGCCACAAGTGGTGGACTTCAGATGGGTACAACGCCGACGTCCTGCTGGTGATGGCCCGGACGGACCTCGACGCCCACCCCTACGAGGGGACGTCCATCTTCCTCGTTCCGACCGACCTCGACGGCGTCAACGTCGTCCGGAACGTGGGGCATCTCGGCGGTCACGGTATCGTCGACATCGAGCGAGGCCACGCCGAGATCAAGTACGAGGGCGTGCGGGTCCCGGAGGAGGCGCTCCTTGGAGAGGAGGGCGGCGGGTTCCGCCTGGCGCAACTGCGCCTCGGCGGCGGCCGACTGACCCACTGCATGCGCTACTCGGGGATGGCCGAACGGTCCCTCGAGATATCGAAGGCGTACCTCCAGGACCGCCACGCGTTCGACGGGACGCTCTCGGAGAAGCAGGCGCTGCGCCACCGCATCGCGAACGCCGAGACCCAGCTCCACGCCGCACGGACGATGGTGCGCCACGCCGCGCGCGAACTCGACGACAGCGACGCCCGCATCGA contains:
- a CDS encoding acyl-CoA dehydrogenase family protein; its protein translation is MEYHDSEKAVEVAARVEAFMEEEVLPREREALRTQERISEDEIHEFWELAKERDLFAPQVPEEYGGQGLNFQDMLPSFEQVGRSLFGALSIRANAPQEGNMHTIEMAGTDEQKEEYLHPLVQGDIRSAFSMTEPLDGGGSDPKMLKTTARKDGDEWVINGHKWWTSDGYNADVLLVMARTDLDAHPYEGTSIFLVPTDLDGVNVVRNVGHLGGHGIVDIERGHAEIKYEGVRVPEEALLGEEGGGFRLAQLRLGGGRLTHCMRYSGMAERSLEISKAYLQDRHAFDGTLSEKQALRHRIANAETQLHAARTMVRHAARELDDSDARIEVAMAKLFTANVTNDIMDLAVQCLGGNGIGKDLPVAYFYESVRPFRIVDGADEVHRRSIARHAFDDVYDEDMENVLTFDSDLDMT
- a CDS encoding AMP-binding enzyme encodes the protein MLHEHPDVDEVAVVGVPDETWGERVEAAVTPVPGAEPTPEELQTFVGERLADFKKPREFVFLDALPRNPTGKVLKAPLEDEESVVVGWDS